In Mercurialis annua linkage group LG5, ddMerAnnu1.2, whole genome shotgun sequence, a single genomic region encodes these proteins:
- the LOC126682783 gene encoding probable protein arginine N-methyltransferase 6 isoform X2 translates to MNSSSGHSNGYHNNNNHHQSTPTSHRERGRRGARGFSRNGYNSRVSREEEESEKKLSPCTDFDMAYFHSYAHVGIHEEMIKDRIRTETYRNAIMQLQSYIEGKVVVDVGCGTGILSIFCAQAGAKRVYAVEASDIAAQANEVIKANNLSDKVIVLHGRVEDVDIDEEVDVIISEWMGYMLLYESMLGSVITARDRWLKRGGIILPSTATLYMAPVTNPDRYADSIDFWRNVYGIDMSSMMPLAKQCAFEEPSVETISGENVLTWPHVVKHLDCYTIQVHELESVSTRFKFQSMMRAPLHGFAFWFDVEFCGPATSSINAIATSPPVDGIQSKKRTNPNDSLVLSTAPEDPPTHWQQTVIYFYEPIDVEQDQLIEGSVTLSQSKENRRFMNIHLEYNCGGRSFVKETVMR, encoded by the exons ATGAATTCAAGCTCCGGTCACAGTAATGGCTACCACAACAACAACAACCACCACCAAAGCACTCCGACCAGTCACCGGGAACGAGGAAGAAGAGGCGCACGTGGCTTTTCGAGGAACGGGTATAATTCTAGGGTTAGTAGAGAGGAAGAGGAGAGTGAGAAGAAACTGTCACCGTGTACCGATTTCGACATGGCTTATTTTCATTCTTATGCTCACGTTGGTATCCATGAAGAGATGATCAAG GATCGTATTCGGACGGAGACGTATAGGAATGCAATCATGCAGCTACAAAGTTACATTGAAGGCAAA GTTGTTGTGGATGTTGGCTGTGGCACTGGAATTCTTTCTATATTTTGTGCTCAGGCTGGTGCTAAACGG GTATATGCTGTGGAAGCAAGTGATATTGCAGCGCAG GCAAATGAAGTTATCAAAGCTAATAACTTGTCTGACAAGGTCATTGTCTTGCATGGACGAGTTGAG GATGTTGATATTGATGAAGAAGTTGATGTCATAATTTCAGAGTGGATGGGCTACATGCTTTTGTATGAG AGCATGCTCGGGAGTGTTATTACTGCTAGAGATCGGTGGCTGAAACGTGGAGGAATTATTCTGCCATCAACTGCAAca TTATACATGGCACCAGTCACAAATCCTGACAGATATGCTGACAGCATTGACTTTTGGCGCAATGTTTATGGAATTGATA TGTCTTCCATGATGCCGCTGGCCAAACAATGTGCATTTGAGGAACCATCCGTAGAGACAATATCGGGTGAAAATGTTTTGACATGGCCACATGTG GTTAAGCATCTGGATTGCTATACAATTCAAGTTCATGAGCTGGAATCTGTTTCAACAAGATTTAAGTTCCAATCAATGATGAGAG CTCCATTGCATGGGTTTGCCTTTTGGTTTGACGTTGAATTCTGCGGGCCGGCAACATCTTCTATAAATGCTATTGCAACCAGTCCTCCAGTTGATGGGATTCAGAGTAAGAAAaggacaaatccaaatgattcacttGTGCTGTCCACTGCACCTGAGGACCCACCAACGCACTGGCAACAG ACAGTGATCTACTTTTATGAGCCAATAGACGTGGAGCAAGATCAACTCATTGAAGGTTCAGTTACACTATCACAGAGCAAAGAAAATCGTCGTTTCATGAATATTCACCTTGAATACAA TTGCGGTGGTCGGTCCTTCGTAAAAGAGACTGTAATGAGGTGA
- the LOC126682783 gene encoding probable protein arginine N-methyltransferase 6 isoform X1 has product MNSSSGHSNGYHNNNNHHQSTPTSHRERGRRGARGFSRNGYNSRVSREEEESEKKLSPCTDFDMAYFHSYAHVGIHEEMIKDRIRTETYRNAIMQLQSYIEGKVVVDVGCGTGILSIFCAQAGAKRVSYNGICTDRHTLHSTRFLWMVYAVEASDIAAQANEVIKANNLSDKVIVLHGRVEDVDIDEEVDVIISEWMGYMLLYESMLGSVITARDRWLKRGGIILPSTATLYMAPVTNPDRYADSIDFWRNVYGIDMSSMMPLAKQCAFEEPSVETISGENVLTWPHVVKHLDCYTIQVHELESVSTRFKFQSMMRAPLHGFAFWFDVEFCGPATSSINAIATSPPVDGIQSKKRTNPNDSLVLSTAPEDPPTHWQQTVIYFYEPIDVEQDQLIEGSVTLSQSKENRRFMNIHLEYNCGGRSFVKETVMR; this is encoded by the exons ATGAATTCAAGCTCCGGTCACAGTAATGGCTACCACAACAACAACAACCACCACCAAAGCACTCCGACCAGTCACCGGGAACGAGGAAGAAGAGGCGCACGTGGCTTTTCGAGGAACGGGTATAATTCTAGGGTTAGTAGAGAGGAAGAGGAGAGTGAGAAGAAACTGTCACCGTGTACCGATTTCGACATGGCTTATTTTCATTCTTATGCTCACGTTGGTATCCATGAAGAGATGATCAAG GATCGTATTCGGACGGAGACGTATAGGAATGCAATCATGCAGCTACAAAGTTACATTGAAGGCAAA GTTGTTGTGGATGTTGGCTGTGGCACTGGAATTCTTTCTATATTTTGTGCTCAGGCTGGTGCTAAACGGGTAAGCTATAACGGAATTTGTACCGATAGACACACACTACATTCAACAAGATTTCTTTGGATG GTATATGCTGTGGAAGCAAGTGATATTGCAGCGCAG GCAAATGAAGTTATCAAAGCTAATAACTTGTCTGACAAGGTCATTGTCTTGCATGGACGAGTTGAG GATGTTGATATTGATGAAGAAGTTGATGTCATAATTTCAGAGTGGATGGGCTACATGCTTTTGTATGAG AGCATGCTCGGGAGTGTTATTACTGCTAGAGATCGGTGGCTGAAACGTGGAGGAATTATTCTGCCATCAACTGCAAca TTATACATGGCACCAGTCACAAATCCTGACAGATATGCTGACAGCATTGACTTTTGGCGCAATGTTTATGGAATTGATA TGTCTTCCATGATGCCGCTGGCCAAACAATGTGCATTTGAGGAACCATCCGTAGAGACAATATCGGGTGAAAATGTTTTGACATGGCCACATGTG GTTAAGCATCTGGATTGCTATACAATTCAAGTTCATGAGCTGGAATCTGTTTCAACAAGATTTAAGTTCCAATCAATGATGAGAG CTCCATTGCATGGGTTTGCCTTTTGGTTTGACGTTGAATTCTGCGGGCCGGCAACATCTTCTATAAATGCTATTGCAACCAGTCCTCCAGTTGATGGGATTCAGAGTAAGAAAaggacaaatccaaatgattcacttGTGCTGTCCACTGCACCTGAGGACCCACCAACGCACTGGCAACAG ACAGTGATCTACTTTTATGAGCCAATAGACGTGGAGCAAGATCAACTCATTGAAGGTTCAGTTACACTATCACAGAGCAAAGAAAATCGTCGTTTCATGAATATTCACCTTGAATACAA TTGCGGTGGTCGGTCCTTCGTAAAAGAGACTGTAATGAGGTGA
- the LOC126683094 gene encoding uncharacterized protein LOC126683094 encodes MAAPGGHYQPEYFQPGPLNDELLTQQYNHISSYTWDHPEDVSVLGSRTSHGLPSFGSIDSRIQEGVRRTGLSGFIRMRQYRLDMSIITALVERWRPETHTFMFPNGECTITLQDIAILTGLPIDGTAVTGDRVDDWQDRGVALLGRPLELSQSEGTSWVGSRWLYSEFGEFTSLPAYATPEHVEWAVRAYLWAALQTLCFPDLNSGHLGLRILPLLANLHDLRTISWGSAVLAHLYHEMCITTRMHKRRRNIGGPLWIVQLWAFERLRPLRPQLLTPIIAEDLPLGDRWGGRRDRRAVPRHNIHAVRLILDGLRYEDIHWQPYSDDILSSIPREYLDGAHLWRARVPLIYYNIVEWHQPDRVLQQFGLVQPIPLPPLQTEELHNVRYRGSSSFAYEMDYWVQLWNNRNAFVVQGRQLQHPPHYHSQYMDWYRRRCRRWITLQGAEAGTSRDLQERTHVTGEASSSAARRIRFAARSSQLATMEDRRDVTLPPPEPADQPYQLPPLPPCQVDLSSIRGRRRQPRRMPPQPRPEHVYPIPEPLFFHTEVAGTSDIPQPDYWERQHYGSTSGPTPQASYPQFQVPPASMPYVDSFFGDTTFTTTQDRPGPSESQVPPAPMPYSDSSFRHTTFANTRDPIAPSDSQVRQPQIPSFHSYLGEMGYTPLGTPAQPESDQSWPAPPTHSDVPWRTSTESDFIEQLFYYPAAPTAGQASSSHQLPPSGSPQAQDPSQMYFSTTEPWCSGADLSADPFSSDRFQHFTPPSFTLYPDITSQDLRDTTPAPVIEQPHQPTAEDSDDSEDNDDSDTSDEGDSGDYNPVTDTSRHRRTQQGYDMRTRMRKPARYRD; translated from the exons ATGGCTGCCCCCGGTGGTCACTACCAGCCCGAGTACTTTCAGCCTGGACCTTTAAATGACGAACTTCTGACTCAACAATACAATCACATATCGTCTTACACTTGGGATCACCCT GAGGACGTAAGTGTCCTAGGTTCGCGGACAAGTCACGGGTTGCCCTCCTTTGGTTCGATAGATTCACGCATCCAGGAAGGAGTCCGCCGGACAGGGCTCTCTGGTTTCATCAGGATGCGACAATATCGGCTCGACATGTCCATTATCACAGCATTAGTGGAGAGGTGGAGGCCTGAGACGCATACATTCATGTTTCCGAATGGGGAGTGCACGATCACTTTGCAGGATATTGCAATCCTTACTGGACTCCCCATTGATGGGACGGCTGTGACTGGAGACAGGGTGGACGACTGGCAGGATAGGGGTGTTGCCCTGTTAGGGAGACCGTTAGAGCTTTCTCAGTCAGAGGGTACATCTTGGGTTGGGTCCAGGTGGCTGTATAGTGAGTTCGGCGAGTTTACTAGTTTACCGGCCTATGCTACACCTGAACATGTTGAATGGGCGGTTAGGGCGTACCTATGGGCTGCTCTACAGACTTTGTGCTTCCCAGACCTGAACAGTGGTCATTTGGGTTTGAGAATTTTACCCCTTTTAGCAAATTTACATGATTTACGGACTATCAGCTGGGGATCTGCAGTTTTGGCCCATTTATACCACGAGATGTGCATTACCACACGGATGCACAAACGCCGACGTAACATAGGAGGTCCTCTGTGGATTGTACAGCTATGGGCGTTCGAGCGACTGAGGCCACTTCGACCCCAACTGCTGACCCCAATAATAGCAGAGGATCTACCTTTGGGTGACAG GTGGGGCGGGCGTAGGGATCGTCGGGCAGTCCCGAGGCACAACATCCATGCTGTGAGGTTAATTTTGGATGGCCTGCGATACGAGGAT ATCCACTGGCAGCCATATTCTGACGATATTCTCAGCTCGATCCCTCGAGAGTACCTCGATGGGGCACATCTCTGGCGTGCGCGAGTCCCACTCATTTACTACAACATTGTGGAGTGGCACCAGCCAGACAGGGTGCTTCAGCAGTTCGGCCTAGTTCAGCCTATTCCGTTGCCCCCCTTGCAGACTGAGGAGCTTCACAACGTCCGCTACCGGGGTTCCTCGAGCTTCGCATATGAGATGGACTACTGGGTGCAACTTTGGAACAATAGAAACGCGTTTGTAGTTCAGGGCCGGCAGCTTCAGCACCCACCCCATTACCATTCCCAGTACATGGACTGGTATAGGCGTCGATGCCGGAGATGGATTACACTTCAGGGTGCAGAGGCTGGCACTAGT CGCGATTTGCAGGAGAGAACCCATGTTACGGGGGAGGCCAGTTCGAGTGCCGCTCGCAGGATTAGGTTTGCTGCACGAAGTTCTCAGCTTGCTACCATGGAGGATCGCAGGGACGTCACACTTCCCCCTCCTGAGCCAGCGGACCAACCATACCAGCTGCCTCCGCTCCCTCCCTGTCAGGTCGATTTAAGCTCTATTAGAGGGCGGCGTCGACAGCCACGCAGAATGCCTCCACAGCCCCGTCCAGAGCATGTGTACCCTATCCCAGAGCCATTATTTTTTCACACGGAGGTGGCGGGTACCTCAGACATACCGCAGCCGGACTACTGGGAAAGACAACATTACGGGTCAACCTCCGGGCCGACACCCCAAGCATCATATCCACAG TTTCAGGTCCCGCCTGCGTCGATGCCGTATGTTGACTCATTTTTTGGAGATACGACCTTTACGACCACACAGGATCGACCAGGGCCATCTGAGTCACAG GTCCCCCCGGCACCGATGCCGTATAGTGACTCATCTTTTAGACATACGACATTTGCCAACACTCGAGATCCTATTGCGCCATCTGATTCACAG GTTCGCCAGCCGCAGATTCCGTCTTTCCATTCATATCTGGGAGAGATGGGATATACTCCACTAGGTACGCCGGCTCAGCCAGAGTCAGATCAGTCATGGCCTGCACCGCCGACGCATTCAGATGTCCCATGGCGTACGTCGACAGAGTCAGATTTCATTGAACAGTTGTTCTACTATCCCGCCGCACCTACTGCAGGACAGGCGTCATCGTCACATCAGTTACCACCTTCTGGGTCGCCTCAGGCTCAAGATCCTTCGCAGATGTATTTCTCGACTACGGAGCCGTGGTGCTCTGGTGCAGATCTGTCTGCTGATCCGTTTTCCAGTGATCGGTTTCAGCATTTTACGCCTCCTAGTTTTACACTGTATCCGGACATCACCTCGCAGGATCTGCGAGACACTACTCCAGCTCCGGTTATTGAACAGCCACACCAGCCTACAGCCGAAGACAGTGACGATTCAGAAGACAACGACGATTCTGATACTAGTGACGAGGGTGACAGTGGCGACTATAACCCTGTGACTGATACCTCACGTCACCGACGCACTCAGCAGGGTTATGACATGAGAACCCGCATGCGGAAACCGGCTCGATATCGTGACTAG
- the LOC126681366 gene encoding uncharacterized protein LOC126681366, giving the protein MSTLNVSFLIWFDGQIVNSPRGVEYHGGCRVEMPLSERMNFDELVNICKRAVCSGPNSTNSEVEITQILFRLPKFVRGEVDSYALFLVQDNNHLFGILTESMRCPNLRIMEFYVEYRILGGTEISLDNLELSDSSESEWDSESVRSSDEDEDEHFYESDEDDAGEIDAELEMANSGEQTHYQSQLPEHVSRVNVDDFVVDLNEGETPNFTWQPGMEFQTGMTFKSRDAVQTCATAYSIAMGKEHQFHRTTPKTIVFVCRHNEICGWWLRATKLQANHTWTLTKYIGPHTCDHFMTGRDHRNFKSNQIVEFIKDLVLEQRDIRIKTLMAGIWERFSVMPTYKRTWLAKEKAICSAYGNWKDSFAEVCSFMANVKVTNPGSFWHAEGDPIYTNHSQNPRVRMFRRMFWTFYPMTAGFAFLKPVLFVDGTHLYGKYTMTLLIASAIDGNNHIMPLAFALVESESAASYEYFLSHLREHVIKERKVAIISDRAGGIIAVLKRPEWAGVSHMFCIRHLASNFNTHFRDKDLKKLAEKAGRAYQKKKFTRYMKIMKIKSPDGYKYLMNKEVLKKNQWARAYDVNGQRHNAMTTNYAESVNATLKNIRGLPITAMIEAIFRKLVEKYISRWNFYKSLIVKDIEYTPICIQILRKAGDKSRTHVVQPYDMTTMTCEVVTKKNNHNQAGGNVHTVNLHKKKCTCGKFQQLKVPCSHAMAVCLKENLNPHDYIGSHYRNQNAIQAWSHVFHSLRDRERWIKPNDLPFVPNPGWARKKGRPVNQRFRNEMDQTYREDRSPNFCSKCGNRGHNARTCTNRIRDA; this is encoded by the exons ATGTCGACACTCAATGTATCCTTTCTGATATGGTTCGATGGGCAAATTGTAAACTCCCCCCGTGGAGTAGAATATCACGGTGGTTGTCGAGTGGAGATGCCACTCAGTGAACGAATGAATTTCGATGAATTggttaacatttgtaaaagggCAGTTTGTAGCGGACCGAACTCTACTAACTCAGAAGTGGAGATTACACAAATTTTATTCAGACTGCCTAAATTTGTAAGGGGTGAAGTAGATTCGTACGCACTCTTTTTAGTGCAGGACAATAACCATTTATTTGGAATACTAACCGAATCTATGAGATGTCCGAATCTACGAATTATGGAGTTCTACGTTGAGTACCGGATTTTGGGTGGAACTGAAATTTCGCTGGATAATTTGGAGTTAAGCGATTCGAGCGAGTCAGAGTGGGACAGTGAGTCAGTAAGGAGCAGTGACGAAGATGAAGACGAACACTTTTATGAGAGCGACGAAGATGATGCAGGTGAAATCGACGCCGAGTTAGAAATGGCCAATTCGGGAGAACAAACTCATTACCAGTCGCAGCTCCCTGAACACGTTAGTCGTGTAAATGTTGACGATTTCGTAGTTGACTTGAATGAGGGTGAGACCCCGAATTTTACTTGGCAGCCAGGAATGGAGTTTCAAACGGGGATGACCTTCAAAAGTCGCGATGCTGTTCAGACCTGTGCAACCGCTTATTCAATCGCTATGGGGAAGGAGCACCAGTTTCATCGGACTACCCCCAAAACAATCGTGTTTGTTTGCCGACACAACGAAATCTGCGGATGGTGGTTGCGAGCAACCAAACTACAGGCAAATCATACATGGACCCTGACAAAATATATAGGGCCACACACGTGCGATCATTTTATGACAGGTCGCGACCATCGAAACTTTAAGTCTAATCAAATCGTAGAATTTATCAAGGACCTGGTGTTGGAACAACGCGACATTCGCATCAAGACGCTGATGGCTGGTATTTGGGAAAGATTTTCTGTAATGCCTACCTATAAAAGAACTTGGTTAGCTAAGGAGAAGGCAATATGCAGCGCCTACGGAAACTGGAAGGACTCTTTCGCCGAAGTTTGTAGCTTCATGGCCAATGTGAAGGTCACAAATCCCGGATCATTCTGGCATGCAGAAG GCGATCCAATTTACACAAACCACTCGCAAAATCCCCGAGTGAGAATGTTTCGCAGAATGTTTTGGACCTTCTACCCGATGACAGCTGGATTTGCTTTTCTGAAACCTGTGCTATTCGTTGACGGGACTCATTTGTATGGAAAATACACAATGACCTTGTTGATCGCATCGGCGATAGATGGAAACAATCACATAATGCCACTTGCCTTTGCACTTGTCGAATCGGAGAGCGCAGCAAGCTATGAATATTTTTTGAGTCATCTCCGGGAGCATGTTATCAAGGAGAGAAAAGTGGCAATTATTTCGGATCGCGCTGGTGGAATAATAGCTGTTTTGAAGCGTCCGGAGTGGGCGGGTGTTTCTCACATGTTTTGCATAAGGCATTTAGCGAGTAATTTCAATACTCATTTCAGAGATAAGGATTTGAAAAAACTGGCAGAAAAAGCAG GACGTGCTtaccagaaaaaaaaattcacacgGTATATGAAAATTATGAAGATCAAATCGCCTGATGGGTATAAATATTTGATGAATAAGGAAGTATTGAAGAAAAATCAGTGGGCAAGGGCGTATGACGTCAACGGACAACGTCACAATGCGATGACAACAAATTATGCTGAGTCTGTTAATGCGACGCTCAAGAATATCAGAGGGCTGCCTATCACCGCAATGATTGAAGCTATTTTCCGTAAGCTTGTCGAAAAATACATTTCCCGTTGGAATTTTTATAAGTCATTGATCGTCAAGGACATTGAGTACACGCCAATCTGCATCCAAATATTGCGAAAAGCAGGAGACAAGTCTCGTACTCATGTTGTCCAGCCGTATGACATGACCACAATGACGTGTGAAGTGGTGACTAAGAAGAATAATCATAATCAAGCCGGCGGAAATGTCCATACAGTAAACctccataaaaaaaaatgcaCGTGTGGTAAGTTTCAGCAGCTGAAGGTTCCTTGCTCTCATGCTATGGCGGTGTGCTTAAAGGAGAATTTGAACCCTCATGACTACATTGGGTCGCACTATCGGAACCAAAACGCAATCCAAGCTTGGAGTCACGTTTTTCATTCATTACGTGACCGTGAGCGTTGGATAAAACCGAACGACCTCCCGTTTGTGCCAAATCCTGGCTGGGCTAGAAAGAAGGGACGACCAGTAAATCAACGGTTTAGAAATGAAATGGATCAAACTTATAGAGAGGACCGTAGCCCAAATTTTTGTAGTAAATGTGGAAATAGGGGCCATAATGCCAGAACTTGCACTAATAGGATTAGAGATGCCTAA